Below is a window of Planococcus rifietoensis DNA.
GCTATCATTTCGATTTCGGCCCGAACACGATCACCATGCCGCATATTTTTCGCAAGGTCGTCCAACAGACCGGTCGCGACCCTGATGAGTATTTCCAACTTGAAAAACTCGCTGTCCATACGCGCAACCATTTCTCAGACGGCAGCCACATCGACTTTACGGCAGACCGCGCGCAGATGATCCGACAGCTTGAAACGCTGGACCCTTTTGCCGCCGGTAAATACGAAGCGTTTTTGGCTGAAGTCGCACGCCTGTATCGTTCATCCGAACAGTATTTCTTTCCGCTGAGCTTCCAGTCGATTCGGGATTATTTGTCCCCATCACTCGGGGTGGCCATGCTGAAGGTGCGCCCGCTTGAATCGATGGACCATTTTTTCAGCCGCTATTTCAAGCACGAAGGCTTGCGCCAGGCAGTCGGGCGCTACGCTACTTATATCGGGTCATCGCCTTATAAAGCCCCTGCCACGTTTGCGATGATCGCCCACCTTGAACTTGCGCAAGGCGTCTTTTACGCAAAAGGCGGAAACGTGTCGATTGCACAGGGCTTTGCAGCGGTCGCAGCGGAATGCGGCGTGGAAATGCATTCCGAAACAGCAGTCGTCCGAATTTTGACTGAACAAGGCGAAGCATGCGGCGTGGAACTCGCTGATGGAGAACGGATTGCCGCCGATGCTGTCATCTTAAACGGAGATTTATTGTCGGCATTTCCTGAGTTGGTGGATGAAGCAGAGCGCCCGTCTTTCCGGGATGCAAAGCGCGACCGGTTCGAGCCATCGATTTCTGCTTTTGTCATCACTGCCGGACTGGACGTACGCCTGCCCGAACTGAAGCATCATAATGTCTTCTTTTCGGCTGATTACCCGCGCGAGTTTCAGGAATTGTTTGCCGAAAAACAATACAGCGACGAGCCGACCATCTACATCAGCAACTCATCCCATTCGGACCCATCCGTTTCGCCGCACGGGGACAATTTGTTCATTCTCATCAATGCACCCGCCCTTACAGCGCAAGGTGATTTGCAGATTGACCCGCAGCAATACAAAGAACGAATTTACGATTTATTGGAACATTATGGAATAAAAATACGCAACCACCTGCAGGAAGAACGGATCTTCACTCCTGAATTCATCCGCGATACGTTCGGTTCTCACCGCGGGGCTTTGTACGGGCCGTCATCCAATCACCCTAAAGACGCCTTTTTGCGCCCATCGAATGCAAGCCGCGACATCAAAGGGCTGTTCTTTGTCGGCGGAAGTGTTCACCCTGGCGGCGGCTCCCCAATGGTTACATTGAGCGGCTTGAATGTGGCGCGGCGCTTGATCAAAAGTTATTCATCTTAAAATAACCAAAAAAAAAGCTGTTTCCATCCGCCACAACTGGCGGATGGAAACAGCTTTTTTCTATTTTATAAGCATTGCAAAATGGACTGCTTGGAATCGTCCGTGACGTAATGCTTTTCATGAAATACCGTATATTCTTTCGAGCGGATCGTCGACAGGATTTCCCGGTAGACAAGCGCGGCGCCTTTGACCGGCACGCGGGAGGACAACGGATAATCATTGATCGTTTCAAATGCGCGGTCATAATGGAACTCCGCTATACTGGCGAGTTCTTCCCACACTTGGATGAACGATTCCGACACCGTGCCGCTTCCTAGCGCTTCCTCGGCAAGGCCGTATTTGCGCATGATGTCCTGCGGCAAATAGATGCGGTCCATCGACAAGTCTTCTCCGATATCACGAAGAATATTGGTGATTTGCATGGCGTAGCCGAGCGAAATCGCGCCGTCTTTCAACAAAGCTGTGCGCCCAGGCGCGAGTATCGGCAACAGCATCAGGCCGACCGTACTCGCGACATGGTAGCTATAATCCAAGAGTTCATCGAGCGTACGGTAGCGGTTGATCGTCAAATCCATTTCCTGGCCTTTAATCAATCCGTAAAACGCGCTGGCATCCATATCGTAGCTTTCAAAAACGTCTTCAAGCGCCAGCCACATCGGATCGTCCCACTGAATTGAACCTGCTAGAAATTCGTCAAAGTCCTTTCGGAACGCTTTCAGCTCAGGTTCAGGATGGCTGCCCTCATCGACGATATCGTCCACTTTCCGGCAGAAGGCGTACACCGCCCATACGGCTTTGCGTTTTTCTTTCGGCAAGAGGGAAAATGCTTTATAAAAGCTCTTTGAATTATCGGCAATAATGCGTTCGCAATAGCTATAGGCTTGCTTCAATTCCATCATGAACCGCCCCTTTCTTTCAAATCGCTGTGGATTCTGTCAGCCAGCAATTTCGCGCCTTGCATGACGATCGGGATGCCGCCACCCGGGTGGACAGAGGCCCCCACTGCATACAAATTCTCCGTGTTGTCGGGTTTGACCTGCGGTCGGAAAACTCCAGATTGCCGCAATGTCGGCCCGATTCCGAAGCTGCCTCCCTTGAACAAGCCAAACGCTTCTGCATCTTGCGGCGTGCGCACGTCCATCCATTCAATCGACTCCCGGATGCCTGGAAACGACAATGTCTCCATCCGGTCCAAAATACGCCCGATCCATTGTTCGTCATTTTTCCAGTCGATTTCTGTGCCTGAAGGAACCGGCACGAGTACATAAAGCACCGATTTGCCTTCAGGAGCCAAGGAATCGTCAATAACAGAAGGATGGAATGTGTAGAATGCCGGGTTTTCCGTTTTCTGCCCTCTGACAAACACATCT
It encodes the following:
- a CDS encoding phytoene desaturase family protein, encoding MNRPHIAIVGGGLGGLSAAITLANAGLRVSLFEKNSHFGGKLMPVALGSYHFDFGPNTITMPHIFRKVVQQTGRDPDEYFQLEKLAVHTRNHFSDGSHIDFTADRAQMIRQLETLDPFAAGKYEAFLAEVARLYRSSEQYFFPLSFQSIRDYLSPSLGVAMLKVRPLESMDHFFSRYFKHEGLRQAVGRYATYIGSSPYKAPATFAMIAHLELAQGVFYAKGGNVSIAQGFAAVAAECGVEMHSETAVVRILTEQGEACGVELADGERIAADAVILNGDLLSAFPELVDEAERPSFRDAKRDRFEPSISAFVITAGLDVRLPELKHHNVFFSADYPREFQELFAEKQYSDEPTIYISNSSHSDPSVSPHGDNLFILINAPALTAQGDLQIDPQQYKERIYDLLEHYGIKIRNHLQEERIFTPEFIRDTFGSHRGALYGPSSNHPKDAFLRPSNASRDIKGLFFVGGSVHPGGGSPMVTLSGLNVARRLIKSYSS
- a CDS encoding phytoene/squalene synthase family protein produces the protein MMELKQAYSYCERIIADNSKSFYKAFSLLPKEKRKAVWAVYAFCRKVDDIVDEGSHPEPELKAFRKDFDEFLAGSIQWDDPMWLALEDVFESYDMDASAFYGLIKGQEMDLTINRYRTLDELLDYSYHVASTVGLMLLPILAPGRTALLKDGAISLGYAMQITNILRDIGEDLSMDRIYLPQDIMRKYGLAEEALGSGTVSESFIQVWEELASIAEFHYDRAFETINDYPLSSRVPVKGAALVYREILSTIRSKEYTVFHEKHYVTDDSKQSILQCL